ACGCGCGATGTCGAACTGACGCGGCGACGCGGTTTGAGATTCGTGTTGATCGAATCGGATCACGTCGCGGACCAGGTGCACCAAGTGTTTCGCGAATTGCATCTCTCCGCGCACGAAGCATTCTCGCGGTGCGCCGAATGCAACGTGCCCATCGAAGACGCGCCCATCGAATTGGTGCGCGACGATGTACCGGCGTACGTGTTACGCACGCACACGCGTTTTCGGAGATGCCCACAATGCCGGCGCGTGTACTGGCGCGGCACGCATTGGGCGCGGATGCTCGCGCAAATCGAGGAGATTACCGCCGCGCGCGAGTAGCATGGATTTGTTTACCGCGGAGAACACAGAGAGCACAGAGAAAAATTTCTCTGTGCTCTCTGGTTAGAAACGCAGAATGCCCCTGGCGGGACTTGAACCCACAACCTCAGCGTTAGGAGTGCTTCGCTCTATCCATTTGAGCTACAGGGGCAACTGCAAAAAGTATAGCACAATTTGCGGGCAACGGCAAACGTTGACGCAAATCGCAACGTTCGATATACTCCCGCCCGATGAGCAAACCCATTCCCCCCGGCATCACCTTGCCGGAATTCGAATCCTCGCAACAACTACGCCATTTTGCCGACTGCTATCGCCGCGCGACCAACCCGGTCGCGTTGGCGTGGTTTCGCGCGCGCGTGCGCGAGTACGCTTGGCATTTGAGCGACGACGAAGTGACGATTCTCGCCGCGCTCGACACGCCGGACAAGGTGCAGCAATTTCTCAACACGCAGATTTATTACAACAACGATCACGCGGCGGTCGAACTCGAAGAGACGGCGATGCCGCCGCGCCTCGTCCTGCGAACCGGGCTGGCGCATTGCTTTGAAGGCGCGCTGTTCGCGTACGCGGTTAATTTCTTGCACGGTCACAACCCGCGCATGGTCTTGCTCGAAGCGTCCCAGGATTCGGAACATAACCTCGTCGTGTGGCAAAACCCGGCGACCGGGTTGTACGGTTGCAACGCGCATTCCGCGTTTCCGAATCTTGATGGTCGCCCAGCGCGGTTTCGCACGATTCGCGAAATGGCGGAGTCGTTCGTGCCGTACTATTACAGCGACCGCACGCACGATCCAAACGACCTCACGCTCGTCGGTTATTCCGAGCCGTTCGACTTGATCCCGAAATTCGGCACCGCGTGGATCGGTTCGGAGCAGCCGCTCTGGGATTTGTACTATACGTACGTAGACGACACGGTGCGCTTGCGCTATTTCGACGATTCGAACGAAACGCATCTGTATCCGGTCGTGCGCGCGCTGAAAGAAAACTGGATTCGGATGGATGCGAATGGCAAACCGTTCGTCAGCGTCGCCGATTTGCCGCGCGACGCGCAAGACGTGTGGCGCGCGTTCTGGCGCGTGTACGGCGCGAACGATGGACGACGCGCGCAAGGCGCGGCGCGCGAAATCGAAAAAGAATTTATGCGTTTGACCGGCACGACGCCGATTGACCTCGCAGATAACGCGAGCGATCTGCAATATTTTCTCGCGGCGGGCTATCGCATCAAGCAGTTAATTCGCGAATAATTTTTTACCGCAGAGACGCCGAGAGCGCGGAGAAAATTCATATATAAAAACTTTGCGTTCTCCGCGTGCTCCGCGCCTCTGCGGTGAATGTGTCCTCATGAGCAGACCACTTTCTCCCGGCATTTCACTCAACGAACTTGATCCCGCGCGCGTCTTGCGCGGATTCGTCGAGCAGTATCGCGATGCGGTCACCCCAGTCACGCACGCGCGGCTCGTCGCGCGCACGCGCGAGCTGGGTTTGCGTTTCGCCGACGACGAATTACTCGTCCTCGCCGCGCTCGACACGCCGGACAAGGTGCAAGATTTTCTCAACAATCAAGTGTACTACAACGACGATCACGTTTCGCCGGAGCAGGACGAGACTGCGCTCCCGCCGCGCCGCGTTTTGCAAATGGGCATCGCGCATTGCTTTGAGGGCGCGTTGTTCGCGTACGCCGTAAATTATTTGCACGGGCACGCACCGCAGTTCATGCTTCTCGAAACGACCCAGGACATCGAGCATAACCTCGTCGTGTACCGCGATCCGCAGACTGGGTTGTTCGGCTGCAACGCGCACTCGACGTATCCTGGGTTGGATGGACGCGCCGCGCAATTCGCCACGCTCCACGCGCTCGCCGAGTCGTTCTATCCGTACTATTACAGCGTTCGCAGCAACGACCTCAGCGATATCGTGCTCATCGGCTACTCGAATCCGTTCGATTTTGTCGCGCGGTTTGGCGTCGCGTGGATGGATGCAAAAGATCATTTGTGGGACATTTACTACACGTATATGAACGCGTCGGTGACGTTTCACTATTTGCGCGATGATCCAGGCGAACCGCATCTTTATCCGCTGATTCGCGCGTTGAAAGAAAATTGGATTCGGATTGACGCGCATCGCAAGGGATTTGTGAGCGTGCCCGATTTGCCGCGCGACGCGCAAGCGTTGTGGCACGCGTTCTGGCGCGAGCATTCCGACCCGATGCAACGTCCCAGCGGCGACGCGGTTGCTGTCGAAAAACAATTCTTTGCGCTGACCGGCACAACGCCGATTGACCTGCTCGACCATGCGGATGATTTGCAATGGTTTCTCGCGGCGGGGTATCGGGTGGAGCAGATTCTAACGGGTTAACGCGAGTCGCCCCCCCCACCCCAACCCTCCCCTGTTCGGCGAAGTTTGCCGAACGGGGGAGGGCTGGGGTGGGGGTCTTGCTTTACCCGCAATTCCGATTATGATTGGCATACGAGCAAACCGCTCGCGGTAAGGAGTTCGTATGCCAGAACCAGTTCTGCTTTCACCGATCCGCGTTATTCGCCTTGTCGCGCAAGCCAACCCGCGCGAATTTACCTTGCTCCTCGGCGCGGGCGCGTCCAAAAGTTCCGGCGTCCTCCTCGCCTCGGAAATGATTCGCGAATGGCGACAGATGGCGTTCGAGGAGAACGCGCCCAAAGACGCGAATTTCGAAAAATGGTGCGCGGCGCAAAAAGAGTGGTACAACCAAGACGACGAGTACTCGCGCCTTTTCGAATGGTTGTATCCGGTTCAGCGCGCGCGCCAGGCGTACATCGAGAAAAAGGTCGAAGGCGCGTTTCCGAGTTGGGGCTATTTGTACCTCGCGAACATCGTGCAAAAAGGTTATTTCAATACGATCTTCACGACGAACTTTGACGACCTGATCAACGACGCGCTTACGATGTACCTGGGTTACAACCCGGTCGTCTGCGCCGCCGATTCCCAGGTGATGGACATTCGCATCACGACCGACCGCGCCAAGATCATCAAACTGCACGGCGATTATCTTTTCCAACGCTTGAAGAACACCACCGAAGAATTGGAAGAACTCGATCCGAACATGAGCGCCAAGTTCAAAGAGTTCGCCGGCGAGTGCGGCATGGTCGTGATCGGCTACGCGGGACGCGATCTGTCGGTAATGCGTGTGTTCGAGCAAGTCGTCAAAGACGCGCGTACGTTTCCGAACGGCATCTACTGGGGTGTTCGTCCGAAGGATAACCCCGCGCCGCGCGTCCTCGCGCTCGCGACCCAGTATCCCAAACGTTTTCACCTCTTCGAGTGTCCGGATTTTGACACGTTCATGGCAGGACTCAACGCCGAACTCAAACTCGCGCTGCCCCGCGCGATTCTTCTGCCGTACCAAGATGTGAAGGAACGCTTTGATCGTCTCGTGGAAATGGCGACCCAGAATCAGTTGAACGACCCGACGATCAAGGAGCACATCCAACAACTCCGCGACAAGTTGAGTCTCGACGTGACGAAGGCGACCGATGTCGCCGATCTCGATTTGTTGCAAGCGCAGTTGGCGCTGGGTCGCCGCGATTACAAAACCGCGCTCGAGTACGTCGCGCGGTACGACCGGCAACGTCCGAACGATTCGATGGCGTTGACAACCTGGGGCGATGCGCTCGCAGTGCAAGCCGAAGAAGAATTATCCGAAACCGTCGCGGTCGAAGCGGCGAACAAGTGGAAACAAGCGATTCAACTCAATCCGAAAGCATTGCCGCCGCGTTATAGTCTCGCGCGCTATTACTCGCGCAAACAAAAAATCGCCGAAGGCATCCAGGCGTGCGAGGAATTGTTGCCGCTCGTGCCGAAAGACGAGGGACTGCAACGCAACCTCGTGATGCTGTACGCGACGGCGGGACGTTTCGACGATGCGTTGCGACACCTGGATGCACTGATCGCGCGCGATCAAAAATCGGCGGACCTGCACGCGATGCGCGCGACGGTCTTGGAACAAAAAGGATTGATCCCGGAATCGCTCCAGGAAATTCGGCGCGCAGTCGCGCTCAACCCGACGAACGCGATGTTGCATTTCATGCTGGGCAACAGTCTGGTGCGAATGGCAAAGTGGGACGAAGCCGCGGCGGAATACAATCAAGCCGCGCAACTCGATCCCCGGAACCTGAGTTATCGTTTTCAACTCGCCAGTTTTTACTGGTCGCTCCAAAAGCCGGCGCTCGCCGTGCCGCACCTGGAAGAAGCGATCAAGCTCGAACCCAATTCGGCGGAGGCGCACGGCTGGCTGGGACAGCTCTATGCCGCGCTGGGAAATTGGCAAGCCGCGCAAGCGCAAACGGAAATCGCGCTTCGGCTCAGTCCGCAGGACAGCCGCTTGCACGTCAATGCCGGAATTTTTTACGCGACGCTGAACCGCCCAGACCTTGCCGAGCGACATTTGAACACGGCGATTCAACTCAACCCCGCGATTCCGCAACCGTACTATGTTTTGTGCACGCTGTATGCGTCGCAGAATCGCGTCCCGGAATACATGCAAGCGTTTCAAAAATTGCAGCAACTCGCGCCCCAGGTCGCGCAAAATTTGCAAATGCAATTGCAAGCGACGCGGATGCAACCGATGAATTGGCAAGCGCTGTTGCAACAACAACTCGCGACGTGGTCGCCAGGACAAACCCAAGCGCCGCCAACGTCCGGTTGGAATCCGGCGGCATCGCGCGACCGAACCGCGAACGATATCGCGGCGAAATGGGACCGCTACCTTCGCGGGTCTTGACGCGGCGGGCACGCCCGCGTGGGCGGGGTGGGGAATTTAAAATCCCACAATTTGGAATTTGATGGAGCGCGTGTATAATGCGCGCAGATCATTGGGTTGAGTGAAGCATGTATTATATCTTTCACGGCGATGACGAACTGGCGCGCACCGAACAAGTCCGCGCGCTCTACGCCAAGATGGGCGACGCGCAGTACGCCGACCTGAACACGGCGCGATTCGACGCCAAGGTCTCGCTCGGCGAATTGCGACACGCGTGCGACGCGATTCCGTTTCTCTCCGACAAGCGGCTCGTGATTGTCACGGGCTTGCTCGCGCGCCTCGAACCCAGGCGCGGCAAGGATGACGGCGAAGGCGACGCGGTTGAAGAGGAATCGAACCCCGATCTTGCCAAGAGTTTGCAAGAGTACCTCGCGCAGTTGCCCGACCACGCGCGGCTCGTCTTTATCGAATCGAAAACGCTGGCGAAGAATAATCCGATTCTCAAATACGCGAGCGCGGACAAACACGCGGCAGTCCGGGAATTCGTCGCGCCCGAAATGCGAAATTTGCCGGGCTGGATTCACGCGCGCGTGAAATCCAAGGGCGCGCAGATCGAACCGGACGCGGTCGAACAACTCGCGCAACACGTCGGCGCGGACCCGCGCTTGCTCGACAATGAGATCGAAAAACTCATCACCTATCGCGGCGACGCGCCGATTCGCGCCCAGGATGTGCAGACGCTCGTCGCGGCAGTGAACGAAGCGAACATTTTCGAGTTGGTGGACGCGGTGGGCAAGCGACAAACGAAACGCGCACTCGATCTGTTGCACGCGCATCTGCAACAAAACGCCGCGCCGCAGTACTTGCTCACAATGATCGTGCGCCAATTTCGTATGCTGCTGCAGATGCGCGACCTCGCCGCGCGCGGAGATACGCTCGACCACACGCGCGAACAACTCCACTTGCATCCGTTCGTCGCGCAGAAAACCTGGACACAAGCGCTGAACTTTTCCATGCCGCAACTCGAAGCGATCTATCAGAAACTCCTCAACACCGACCTCGCGATGAAGACGAGTCGCGCCGAGCCATCGGTTGCGCTCGACGTGCTGATCGTCGAGCTGACGCGCTAAAATTAAGAACCCCATTCCCGTTTCGGCAGGAATGGGGTTCTTGCTACAACGCGCGTCGAATCTCGTCGAGATTGGCGCGCGCGATGGGCACTTGCGCGAAAAAGCCAACCAGCTTGTCGCACGTTGCGTAATCGTTGCAGTGCGCGCAGTTGGCAAGTTGGCGAGCCGTGCCGCACGCGCGAATTTCACACTTGCCGCAATAGCCGCCCAAGCGTCCGCCAGTCACGCAACCATCACACGTCACATCTTGCAGCGTCACGTTCGCCAGGTTGTACTCTTGCTGCCACTTGGCGATCACGCGCTCTTGCGCCGCGCGATCATTTGCCTGCGTCGCGAGGTACGCATCGCACGCGGCGCAGTCCAGTCCACACATCGCGATCAAACGGTTCATGTTGCCACTCCTCCAAAAATTTTTCTCGTTTCGTATTTCGTGAGGCAAGTTG
The genomic region above belongs to Chloroflexota bacterium and contains:
- a CDS encoding DUF3795 domain-containing protein; translation: MNRLIAMCGLDCAACDAYLATQANDRAAQERVIAKWQQEYNLANVTLQDVTCDGCVTGGRLGGYCGKCEIRACGTARQLANCAHCNDYATCDKLVGFFAQVPIARANLDEIRRAL
- a CDS encoding Mut7-C RNAse domain-containing protein — encoded protein: MKFLADNMLGRLATWLRLLGYDTTYLPHMDDPELAQIARAEHRVLLTRDVELTRRRGLRFVLIESDHVADQVHQVFRELHLSAHEAFSRCAECNVPIEDAPIELVRDDVPAYVLRTHTRFRRCPQCRRVYWRGTHWARMLAQIEEITAARE
- the holA gene encoding DNA polymerase III subunit delta; protein product: MYYIFHGDDELARTEQVRALYAKMGDAQYADLNTARFDAKVSLGELRHACDAIPFLSDKRLVIVTGLLARLEPRRGKDDGEGDAVEEESNPDLAKSLQEYLAQLPDHARLVFIESKTLAKNNPILKYASADKHAAVREFVAPEMRNLPGWIHARVKSKGAQIEPDAVEQLAQHVGADPRLLDNEIEKLITYRGDAPIRAQDVQTLVAAVNEANIFELVDAVGKRQTKRALDLLHAHLQQNAAPQYLLTMIVRQFRMLLQMRDLAARGDTLDHTREQLHLHPFVAQKTWTQALNFSMPQLEAIYQKLLNTDLAMKTSRAEPSVALDVLIVELTR
- a CDS encoding tetratricopeptide repeat protein, which codes for MPEPVLLSPIRVIRLVAQANPREFTLLLGAGASKSSGVLLASEMIREWRQMAFEENAPKDANFEKWCAAQKEWYNQDDEYSRLFEWLYPVQRARQAYIEKKVEGAFPSWGYLYLANIVQKGYFNTIFTTNFDDLINDALTMYLGYNPVVCAADSQVMDIRITTDRAKIIKLHGDYLFQRLKNTTEELEELDPNMSAKFKEFAGECGMVVIGYAGRDLSVMRVFEQVVKDARTFPNGIYWGVRPKDNPAPRVLALATQYPKRFHLFECPDFDTFMAGLNAELKLALPRAILLPYQDVKERFDRLVEMATQNQLNDPTIKEHIQQLRDKLSLDVTKATDVADLDLLQAQLALGRRDYKTALEYVARYDRQRPNDSMALTTWGDALAVQAEEELSETVAVEAANKWKQAIQLNPKALPPRYSLARYYSRKQKIAEGIQACEELLPLVPKDEGLQRNLVMLYATAGRFDDALRHLDALIARDQKSADLHAMRATVLEQKGLIPESLQEIRRAVALNPTNAMLHFMLGNSLVRMAKWDEAAAEYNQAAQLDPRNLSYRFQLASFYWSLQKPALAVPHLEEAIKLEPNSAEAHGWLGQLYAALGNWQAAQAQTEIALRLSPQDSRLHVNAGIFYATLNRPDLAERHLNTAIQLNPAIPQPYYVLCTLYASQNRVPEYMQAFQKLQQLAPQVAQNLQMQLQATRMQPMNWQALLQQQLATWSPGQTQAPPTSGWNPAASRDRTANDIAAKWDRYLRGS